In a genomic window of Nocardiopsis mwathae:
- a CDS encoding DUF3592 domain-containing protein encodes MADLYPLLPIISGVVMLGVLFRHLSFSALLAARGARAEGEIVGYTESSTSACMIVRFHTEDGRVIDAKHENTGWTASRHGDLVTVDYDPDRPEHARIVAAPWLSPWVRNMFTTVGLLLIGIGSLLAYLAWW; translated from the coding sequence TTGGCGGACTTGTACCCCCTGTTGCCCATCATCTCGGGCGTGGTGATGCTGGGCGTGCTGTTCCGGCACCTCAGCTTCTCCGCGCTGCTGGCCGCACGCGGCGCCCGCGCCGAAGGCGAGATCGTCGGCTACACCGAGTCGAGCACCTCCGCGTGCATGATCGTGCGCTTCCACACCGAGGACGGCCGCGTCATCGACGCCAAGCACGAGAACACCGGCTGGACGGCCTCGCGCCACGGCGACCTGGTCACCGTCGACTACGACCCCGACCGCCCCGAACACGCCCGCATCGTCGCCGCCCCCTGGCTCAGCCCGTGGGTCCGCAACATGTTCACCACGGTGGGGCTGCTGCTCATCGGCATCGGCTCCCTGCTCGCCTACCTGGCCTGGTGGTGA
- a CDS encoding YhgE/Pip domain-containing protein, translating to MTRPRLRLLPTLRIAWLSVRSFFRAPLPLAALIALALVPLLYSGLYLWAFWDPFGRMSSLPVALVNEDEPATADGEELRAGDDLTDELLRRGDLDWHLVEADEAADGVAAGRYYVSLTIPHDFSADLATPSDEEALPIPARLRAHYNDANSYIVRELLAAAFKEIQSAAGRTATEDYLERMFLGFNDIHDETEEAADGAGRLADGTDDAKDGSRRLHDGLGDAEEGADELGSGIGDLYDGSRELADGATAVSGEVADATARLDTLADEWVPVLRTDTPAIESTARSVATAASTLSAALGRLPDCCAQGVVRAEGIRDRLRDHLAAHPDLEQDDPELHTLLTEARQVAERAVRLNAFVRDSGGQIADVKRKADRVAALASALARDAPTLADDAEAARDKVDALDAALADIARGSRDLRDGLASADSGAKDLDEGIRDLHSGAGDLDEGIGELRDGAHELADGLVEGADDIPTFDAADRRDRGNMMSEPVRLSSTIDNEAPDYGTGFAPFFIALSLWVGAMVIYIVLPPLSGRGLASTAPSWRIALAGWLPGFAIATAQVVLMLGVLHLGLGLQARHWPGVVGVLVLAAGAFTAVVHFLVARFGAVGKGVALVLLMLQLTSAGGTYPIETSPVFFREVGPYLPMSHVVEALRHLISGGELTAVWEAVRVLTAYLVGALVLSWMSVERRRTWSMKDLHPPLKI from the coding sequence ATGACGCGGCCCCGGCTCCGCCTCCTGCCCACCCTGCGCATCGCGTGGCTCTCGGTGCGGTCCTTCTTCCGCGCCCCGCTGCCCCTGGCGGCGCTCATCGCGCTCGCCCTCGTCCCGCTCCTCTACTCGGGCCTGTACCTGTGGGCGTTCTGGGACCCCTTCGGGAGGATGAGCAGCCTGCCGGTGGCCCTGGTCAACGAGGACGAACCCGCCACCGCCGACGGCGAGGAGCTGCGGGCCGGCGACGACCTCACCGACGAACTCCTGCGGCGCGGTGACCTCGACTGGCACCTCGTCGAGGCCGACGAGGCCGCCGACGGCGTGGCCGCGGGCCGCTACTACGTCTCCCTCACCATCCCCCACGACTTCAGCGCCGACCTGGCCACGCCGTCCGACGAGGAGGCGCTGCCCATCCCCGCGCGGCTGCGGGCGCACTACAACGACGCCAACAGCTACATCGTCCGCGAACTGCTCGCCGCGGCGTTCAAGGAGATCCAGTCCGCGGCGGGGCGGACCGCCACCGAGGACTACCTGGAGCGGATGTTCCTCGGCTTCAACGACATCCACGATGAGACCGAGGAGGCCGCCGACGGCGCCGGGCGGCTCGCCGACGGCACCGACGACGCCAAGGACGGCTCCCGGCGGCTGCACGACGGGCTCGGCGACGCAGAGGAGGGGGCGGACGAGCTCGGCTCGGGCATCGGCGACCTCTACGACGGTTCCCGGGAACTGGCCGACGGAGCCACCGCCGTCTCCGGGGAGGTCGCCGACGCCACGGCCCGGCTCGACACACTGGCCGACGAGTGGGTCCCCGTCCTGCGCACCGACACTCCGGCGATCGAGTCGACGGCCCGCTCCGTGGCCACCGCGGCCTCCACCCTGTCCGCCGCGCTGGGGCGGCTGCCGGACTGCTGCGCCCAGGGGGTGGTCCGGGCCGAGGGCATCCGCGACCGGCTCCGCGACCACCTGGCCGCCCACCCGGACCTGGAACAGGACGACCCCGAACTGCACACGCTGCTCACCGAGGCGCGGCAGGTCGCCGAACGGGCGGTACGGCTCAACGCCTTCGTCCGGGACAGCGGCGGGCAGATCGCCGATGTGAAGCGGAAGGCCGACCGCGTCGCCGCGCTCGCCTCCGCGCTCGCGCGGGATGCGCCGACTCTGGCCGACGACGCCGAGGCGGCCCGGGACAAGGTCGACGCACTGGACGCGGCGCTCGCCGACATCGCCCGGGGCAGCCGCGACCTGCGCGACGGCCTGGCGAGCGCGGACAGCGGCGCCAAGGACCTGGACGAGGGCATCCGCGACCTGCACTCCGGCGCGGGCGACCTCGACGAGGGGATCGGCGAGCTGCGGGACGGCGCGCACGAGCTGGCCGACGGCCTGGTCGAGGGCGCGGACGACATCCCCACGTTCGACGCCGCCGACCGGCGCGACCGCGGGAACATGATGAGCGAACCGGTGCGGCTCAGCTCTACCATCGACAACGAGGCCCCGGACTACGGCACCGGGTTCGCCCCGTTCTTCATCGCGCTGTCACTGTGGGTCGGCGCCATGGTCATCTACATCGTGCTGCCGCCGCTGAGCGGGCGCGGGCTGGCGTCCACCGCGCCGTCCTGGCGGATCGCGCTGGCCGGGTGGCTGCCGGGGTTCGCCATCGCCACCGCCCAGGTCGTGCTGATGCTGGGGGTGCTGCACCTCGGCCTGGGCCTGCAGGCACGGCACTGGCCCGGCGTGGTCGGCGTGCTCGTGCTGGCCGCGGGGGCCTTCACCGCCGTCGTGCACTTCCTCGTCGCCCGGTTCGGCGCGGTCGGCAAGGGGGTGGCCCTGGTCCTGCTGATGCTGCAGCTGACCTCGGCGGGCGGCACCTACCCGATCGAGACCAGCCCGGTCTTCTTCCGGGAGGTCGGCCCGTACCTGCCGATGAGCCACGTGGTGGAGGCGCTGCGCCACCTGATCAGCGGCGGCGAGCTCACCGCGGTGTGGGAGGCCGTCCGGGTGCTCACCGCCTACCTGGTGGGCGCGCTGGTGCTGAGCTGGATGTCGGTGGAACGACGACGGACCTGGTCCATGAAGGACCTGCACCCGCCCCTGAAGATCTGA
- a CDS encoding ATP-binding cassette domain-containing protein gives MRRATGARVEADHLELHTRQGTVYTDITFTAHPGTITTFHADSGTGRTALLLTLAARMTPTSGTLTIDGHPHPKKARTIRHIAALAHTPGVNDLDNHLRVHEHLTERHYLRLRPANTTLTDTALTHAGLADLDTTRLISDLTANEKTRLGIALALIDEPRLLLIDNIDNGLSPTHRTHLWHTLTDLAHHGLTIITTTTDPTCTPTDTTLIPLTRPDGDRPRGRHSGGDTRVLPLDTGHVGRHRLPERTEPEGDA, from the coding sequence ATGCGTCGGGCCACAGGAGCCAGAGTCGAAGCCGACCACCTCGAACTACACACCCGCCAAGGCACCGTCTACACCGACATCACCTTCACCGCCCACCCCGGCACCATCACCACCTTCCACGCCGACTCCGGCACCGGCCGCACCGCACTCCTGCTCACCCTCGCCGCCCGCATGACCCCCACCAGCGGCACCCTCACCATCGACGGCCACCCCCACCCCAAAAAAGCCCGCACCATCCGCCACATCGCCGCCCTCGCCCACACCCCCGGCGTCAACGACCTCGACAACCACCTCCGCGTCCACGAACACCTCACCGAACGCCACTACCTCCGCCTCCGCCCCGCCAACACCACCCTCACCGACACCGCACTCACCCACGCCGGCCTCGCCGACCTCGACACCACCCGCCTCATCTCCGACCTCACCGCCAACGAGAAAACCCGCCTCGGCATCGCCCTCGCACTCATCGACGAACCCCGCCTCCTCCTCATCGACAACATCGACAACGGCCTCTCCCCCACCCACCGCACCCACCTCTGGCACACCCTCACCGACCTCGCCCACCACGGCCTCACCATCATCACCACCACAACCGACCCCACCTGCACCCCCACCGACACCACCCTCATCCCCCTCACCCGACCCGATGGGGACCGGCCGCGCGGGCGCCACAGCGGCGGCGACACCCGTGTCCTGCCCCTCGACACCGGGCACGTCGGACGGCACCGCTTGCCCGAGCGGACAGAACCGGAGGGCGACGCATGA
- a CDS encoding TetR/AcrR family transcriptional regulator: MSTRREATRRRLFEAAVTLISEQGFGATSVDQIAERAGVAKGTVYYNFSGKAELYRALMEWGVQRLTDHLNVAAVGPPREALANVLRTELEFIGTHESLARLLMAEAWRTRQSWYDTVRQIRSGAIGVISGLLEDLVAEGDLPGDLDIGVAASGLFGMVLTVALDWRTLQPERPVEEIHATLVRLIDGFLTT, encoded by the coding sequence ATGAGCACGCGGCGCGAGGCGACCCGCCGGCGCCTGTTCGAGGCGGCGGTCACACTGATCTCCGAACAGGGCTTCGGCGCCACGTCCGTGGACCAGATCGCCGAGCGCGCCGGAGTCGCCAAGGGGACGGTCTACTACAACTTCTCCGGCAAGGCGGAGCTGTACCGCGCGCTCATGGAGTGGGGCGTGCAGCGGCTCACCGACCACCTGAACGTGGCCGCGGTCGGGCCGCCGCGCGAGGCGCTGGCCAATGTGCTGCGCACCGAGCTGGAGTTCATCGGTACCCATGAGTCGCTGGCCCGGCTGCTGATGGCGGAGGCCTGGCGGACCCGGCAGAGCTGGTACGACACGGTCCGCCAGATCCGCAGCGGGGCGATCGGCGTCATCTCCGGGCTGCTGGAGGACCTGGTCGCCGAAGGGGATCTCCCCGGCGACCTCGACATCGGCGTGGCGGCCTCCGGCCTGTTCGGCATGGTCCTGACCGTCGCCCTGGACTGGCGCACCCTGCAGCCGGAGCGCCCCGTGGAGGAGATCCACGCGACGCTGGTCCGGCTGATCGACGGCTTCCTCACCACCTAG
- a CDS encoding YhgE/Pip family protein: protein MKLPKVRILPALRLGGLSVRSFFRSPLPVAALAALALIPLLYSGLYLASFWDPFGKMDNLPVALVNEDEPVTVDGEETHAGQDITDELLEGGDLDWRLVDADEAADGVATGRYYVSLTIPHDFSANLASPSEDEADPVPAMLEAHYNDANSYIVRQLMGSAFKEIQAAAGKSATGKYLDSMFLGFNDIQDKTEEAADGAGQLADGTDDAKDGSGKLYTNLGDAKDGSSQLRDGIGELYDGSKKLATGATKASKEVAEKTDKLNDAADEWIPVIRNDAPKVKDTADEISDLADAVAHPEDHLPNLPKAQAGATKTPTDFQSYLDANPDLQQSDPQLYALLTDGKKLADRAGGSGGSGGSGGTVEVDKDKIDQIQSKADKLSKDAHKVSEAAGDADDYIDKAEDAVDKVNDLNDGLADLAKGNRDLRDGLKKANTGIKDLDTGIGLLHSGAGDLDEGIGKIKDGQHELADGLEEGAEAIPTFDDGERDTSGDMMSKPVRLSDSIDNEAPQYGTGFAPFFVALSLWVGAMMTFMVLPAVSKRGLAGTAPSWRVALAGWLPPVAIGIAQVLVMMSALHLLLGLEAARWGGVIGLLVLTVGAYCAVVQWASVQFGTAGRIVSLVLLMLQLTSAGGTYPIETSPGFFQAIAPYLPMSHVVQALRILISGGDLGAVWTACGVLAAYLVGALALTWFAVSRKRMWTMKDLHPALKV from the coding sequence GTGAAGCTCCCGAAGGTCCGGATACTGCCGGCACTGCGGCTCGGCGGGCTCTCGGTGCGGTCCTTCTTCCGCTCACCACTGCCGGTCGCCGCCCTGGCCGCACTGGCGCTCATCCCGCTGCTGTACTCCGGGCTGTACCTGGCGTCGTTCTGGGACCCCTTCGGCAAGATGGACAACCTGCCGGTGGCCCTGGTCAACGAGGACGAACCGGTCACCGTCGACGGCGAGGAGACCCACGCCGGCCAGGACATCACCGACGAACTCCTGGAGGGCGGCGACCTCGACTGGCGGCTCGTCGACGCCGACGAGGCCGCCGACGGCGTGGCCACGGGCCGCTACTACGTCTCCCTCACCATCCCCCACGACTTCAGCGCCAACCTGGCCTCTCCCTCCGAGGACGAGGCCGACCCGGTGCCGGCCATGCTGGAGGCGCACTACAACGACGCCAACAGCTACATCGTCCGCCAGCTCATGGGATCGGCGTTCAAGGAGATCCAGGCCGCGGCCGGCAAGAGCGCGACCGGCAAGTACCTCGACTCGATGTTCCTCGGCTTCAACGACATCCAGGACAAGACCGAGGAGGCCGCCGACGGCGCCGGGCAGCTCGCCGACGGCACCGACGACGCCAAGGACGGCTCCGGCAAGCTCTACACCAACCTGGGCGACGCCAAGGACGGCTCGTCCCAGCTGCGCGACGGCATCGGGGAGCTCTACGACGGGTCCAAGAAGCTCGCCACCGGCGCCACCAAGGCCTCCAAGGAGGTGGCGGAGAAGACCGACAAGCTCAACGACGCCGCCGACGAGTGGATCCCGGTCATCCGGAACGATGCGCCGAAGGTCAAGGACACGGCTGACGAGATCAGCGACCTCGCCGACGCCGTCGCCCACCCGGAGGACCACCTCCCGAACCTGCCCAAGGCGCAGGCGGGCGCGACGAAGACCCCCACCGACTTCCAGTCCTACCTGGACGCCAACCCCGACCTGCAGCAGAGCGACCCGCAGCTCTACGCCCTACTCACCGACGGCAAGAAGCTCGCCGACCGCGCCGGGGGCTCCGGCGGCAGCGGGGGCTCCGGCGGCACCGTCGAGGTCGACAAGGACAAGATCGACCAGATCCAGTCCAAGGCCGACAAGCTCAGCAAGGACGCGCACAAGGTCTCCGAGGCGGCCGGGGACGCCGACGACTACATCGACAAGGCCGAGGACGCCGTCGACAAGGTCAACGACCTCAACGACGGCCTCGCCGACCTCGCCAAGGGCAACCGCGACCTGCGCGACGGGCTGAAGAAGGCCAACACCGGCATCAAGGACCTCGACACCGGTATCGGACTGCTGCACTCCGGCGCCGGTGACCTCGACGAGGGCATCGGCAAGATCAAGGACGGCCAGCACGAGCTCGCCGACGGCCTGGAGGAGGGCGCCGAGGCGATCCCGACGTTCGACGACGGCGAGCGCGACACCAGCGGCGACATGATGAGCAAGCCGGTGCGGCTCAGCGACAGCATCGACAACGAGGCGCCGCAGTACGGCACCGGGTTCGCCCCGTTCTTCGTCGCCCTGTCGCTGTGGGTCGGCGCGATGATGACCTTCATGGTGCTGCCGGCCGTCTCCAAGCGCGGCCTGGCCGGAACCGCGCCCTCGTGGCGGGTCGCGCTGGCCGGGTGGCTGCCGCCCGTGGCCATCGGCATCGCCCAGGTGCTGGTGATGATGTCCGCCCTGCACCTGCTGCTCGGTCTGGAGGCGGCGCGCTGGGGCGGCGTGATCGGCCTGCTCGTGCTGACCGTCGGCGCCTACTGCGCCGTCGTGCAATGGGCGTCCGTGCAGTTCGGGACGGCCGGGCGGATCGTGTCGCTGGTACTGCTGATGCTCCAGCTCACCTCGGCCGGGGGCACCTACCCGATCGAGACCAGCCCGGGCTTCTTCCAGGCCATCGCCCCCTACCTGCCGATGAGCCACGTGGTGCAGGCGCTGCGCATCCTCATCAGCGGAGGCGACCTGGGCGCCGTGTGGACCGCCTGCGGGGTGCTCGCCGCCTACCTCGTCGGGGCACTGGCGCTGACGTGGTTCGCGGTGTCGCGCAAGCGGATGTGGACCATGAAGGACCTCCACCCGGCGCTGAAAGTCTGA
- a CDS encoding ATP-binding cassette domain-containing protein, with product MRRATGARVEADHLELHTRQGTVYTDITFTAHPGTITTFHADSGTGRTALLLTLAARMTPTSGTLTIDGHPHPKKARTIRHIAALAHTPGVNDLDNHLRVHEHLTERHYLRLRPANTTLTDTALTHAGLADLDTTRLISDLTANEKTRLGIALALIDEPRLLLIDNIDNGLSPTHRTHLWHTLTDLAHHGLTIITTTTDPTCTPTDTTLIPLTRPENEYVPPPLPRGRHRRLSLAGLLGRGEGKGEGRRNGSGTGDDEKKTKEKNA from the coding sequence ATGCGTCGGGCCACAGGAGCCAGAGTCGAAGCCGACCACCTCGAACTACACACCCGCCAAGGCACCGTCTACACCGACATCACCTTCACCGCCCACCCCGGCACCATCACCACCTTCCACGCCGACTCCGGCACCGGCCGCACCGCACTCCTGCTCACCCTCGCCGCCCGCATGACCCCCACCAGCGGCACCCTCACCATCGACGGCCACCCCCACCCCAAAAAAGCCCGCACCATCCGCCACATCGCCGCCCTCGCCCACACCCCCGGCGTCAACGACCTCGACAACCACCTCCGCGTCCACGAACACCTCACCGAACGCCACTACCTCCGCCTCCGCCCCGCCAACACCACCCTCACCGACACCGCACTCACCCACGCCGGCCTCGCCGACCTCGACACCACCCGCCTCATCTCCGACCTCACCGCCAACGAGAAAACCCGCCTCGGCATCGCCCTCGCACTCATCGACGAACCCCGCCTCCTCCTCATCGACAACATCGACAACGGCCTCTCCCCCACCCACCGCACCCACCTCTGGCACACCCTCACCGACCTCGCCCACCACGGCCTCACCATCATCACCACCACAACCGACCCCACCTGCACCCCCACCGACACCACCCTCATCCCCCTCACCCGACCCGAGAACGAATACGTCCCGCCGCCCCTCCCGCGAGGGCGACACCGGAGGCTGAGCCTGGCCGGGCTGCTGGGCCGGGGCGAGGGCAAGGGCGAGGGACGGCGCAACGGGTCGGGCACGGGCGACGACGAGAAGAAGACGAAGGAGAAGAACGCGTGA
- a CDS encoding nitroreductase family deazaflavin-dependent oxidoreductase codes for MPRQRPAALDSPLTKRALKIMSRVNAFAYRATDGYVGGRLPAHSGAPDGIPVCLLTTRGRKTGRLRTAPLLYLSDPGSEGERVVVVASQGGMERHPLWFRNILAEPTVIVQTGGRMRRMRARVADDLERAELWPRLVELYPDYADYQSWTDRVIPVVICEAAARPAA; via the coding sequence ATGCCTCGTCAGCGCCCGGCCGCGCTCGACTCCCCGCTCACCAAGCGGGCCCTGAAGATCATGTCGCGCGTGAACGCCTTCGCCTACCGGGCCACCGACGGCTACGTCGGCGGCAGGCTCCCCGCGCACAGCGGCGCCCCCGACGGCATCCCCGTGTGCCTGCTGACGACCCGCGGGCGCAAGACCGGGCGGCTGCGCACCGCTCCGCTGCTCTACCTGAGCGACCCCGGCTCCGAGGGTGAGCGCGTGGTCGTCGTCGCCTCCCAGGGCGGGATGGAGCGGCACCCCCTGTGGTTCCGCAACATCCTCGCGGAGCCCACCGTCATCGTGCAGACCGGCGGCCGGATGCGCCGCATGCGCGCCCGGGTCGCCGACGACCTCGAACGCGCCGAACTGTGGCCGCGGCTCGTCGAGCTCTACCCCGACTACGCCGACTACCAGTCCTGGACCGACCGGGTCATCCCGGTCGTGATCTGCGAGGCCGCCGCCCGACCGGCCGCCTGA
- a CDS encoding GuaB1 family IMP dehydrogenase-related protein: MHFLNNQVPDHDLTYSDVFMVPRRSAVGSRLDVDLASHDGTGTTIPIVVANMTAVAGRRMAETIARRGGIAVIPQDIPIDVVTEVIGWTKQRDLVIDTPITLSPHSTVGDALNLLPKRAHNAVIVIDENRHPLGVVTENDCVGVDRFTQLHEIMSADLLTIPAGTDPKEAFGTLYDFRHHLAPVIDDKGALVGVLTRTGALRSTLYEPALDSGGRLRVAAAIGINGDVAGKAAELLEAGADTLVVDTAHGHQEKMISALSKVRALDPQVPIVAGNVVTAEGTRDLIEAGADIVKVGVGPGAMCTTRMMTAVGRPQFSAVLECAAAARELGRSVWADGGVRHPRDVALALAAGASNVMIGSWFAGTYESPGDVMRDAQGRLYKESFGMASARAVKLRTSEDSPFDRARKALFEEGISTGRMYLEAERPSVEDLVDDIIAGVRSSMTYAGATTLEEFHERATVGVQSAAGYSEGMPVPSGW; encoded by the coding sequence GTGCACTTTCTGAACAACCAGGTCCCCGACCATGACCTGACCTACAGCGACGTGTTCATGGTCCCCCGGCGCTCGGCCGTGGGATCCCGGCTGGACGTGGATCTCGCCTCGCACGACGGCACGGGTACCACCATCCCCATCGTAGTCGCGAACATGACCGCGGTGGCGGGCCGACGCATGGCCGAGACGATCGCCCGCCGCGGCGGGATCGCCGTGATCCCGCAGGACATCCCGATCGACGTCGTGACCGAGGTCATCGGCTGGACCAAGCAGCGCGACCTGGTCATCGACACCCCCATCACGCTCAGCCCGCACAGCACCGTCGGCGACGCGCTGAACCTGCTGCCCAAGCGGGCGCACAACGCGGTCATCGTCATCGACGAGAACCGGCACCCGCTCGGCGTGGTCACCGAGAACGACTGCGTGGGCGTCGACCGCTTCACCCAGCTGCACGAGATCATGTCGGCCGACCTGCTGACGATCCCGGCGGGCACCGACCCGAAGGAGGCCTTCGGGACGCTCTACGACTTCCGGCACCACCTCGCGCCGGTCATCGACGACAAGGGCGCGCTGGTCGGCGTGCTCACCCGCACCGGCGCCCTGCGCTCGACGCTCTACGAGCCGGCGCTGGACTCCGGGGGGCGGCTGCGCGTGGCCGCCGCCATCGGCATCAACGGCGACGTCGCCGGGAAGGCGGCGGAGCTGCTGGAGGCCGGGGCCGACACCCTGGTCGTCGACACCGCCCACGGTCACCAGGAGAAGATGATCTCCGCGCTGAGCAAGGTGCGCGCGCTGGACCCGCAGGTGCCGATCGTGGCCGGCAACGTCGTCACCGCAGAGGGCACCCGCGACCTCATCGAGGCCGGAGCCGACATCGTCAAGGTCGGCGTGGGCCCGGGCGCCATGTGCACCACGCGGATGATGACGGCGGTGGGACGGCCGCAGTTCTCCGCCGTCCTGGAGTGCGCGGCGGCAGCCCGCGAGCTGGGCAGGTCGGTGTGGGCCGACGGCGGCGTGCGGCACCCGCGCGATGTCGCGCTGGCCCTGGCCGCCGGTGCCTCCAACGTGATGATCGGCTCCTGGTTCGCCGGGACCTACGAGTCCCCGGGCGACGTGATGCGCGACGCGCAGGGCCGGCTGTACAAGGAGAGCTTCGGCATGGCATCCGCGCGCGCCGTCAAGCTGCGGACCTCGGAGGACTCCCCGTTCGACCGCGCCCGCAAGGCGCTGTTCGAGGAGGGCATCTCCACCGGCCGCATGTACCTGGAGGCCGAGCGGCCGAGCGTGGAGGACCTGGTCGACGACATCATCGCGGGCGTGCGCAGCTCGATGACGTACGCCGGGGCGACGACGCTGGAGGAGTTCCACGAGCGCGCCACGGTCGGTGTGCAGAGCGCCGCGGGCTACAGCGAGGGCATGCCGGTGCCGAGCGGCTGGTAG
- a CDS encoding CDP-alcohol phosphatidyltransferase family protein: protein MTSFTLADVRERTYKSRDAWWTVFLVDPLASRLVVWTANRTNITPNQITFGAGVLGVGAAVSFALADWPWLVLGALLFHLSFVLDCMDGKIARLKNNGSVFGAWVDFVFDRVRFFGCMMALLIGQWAATGQVAYLVLAPVVIFLDLFRYLNGSQVAKTRSAMREKLRAAAEGRAVDGTVDDPESTETAEGRRGEGEDGENGEDRVVFMEEVLRDNPELKAEDVRNGRHPAGARVIDVHQGFSRRFGAYERVRDALLRSRVRPHLFSGIEFEMFVCVVAPLTALLSLVTGLSSLIIPVTVFSCLALAAFEVVIIYKLWLATRDFTRELARLQA, encoded by the coding sequence ATGACGAGCTTCACACTCGCGGACGTCCGCGAGCGCACCTACAAGAGCCGCGACGCCTGGTGGACGGTGTTCCTCGTCGACCCGCTGGCGTCCCGGCTGGTGGTGTGGACCGCCAACCGCACGAACATCACGCCGAACCAGATCACGTTCGGCGCGGGCGTGCTGGGGGTGGGCGCCGCCGTGTCCTTCGCGCTCGCCGACTGGCCGTGGCTGGTGCTCGGTGCTCTGCTGTTCCACCTGAGCTTCGTGCTGGACTGCATGGACGGCAAGATCGCGCGGCTGAAGAACAACGGCTCGGTCTTCGGCGCGTGGGTGGACTTCGTCTTCGACCGCGTCCGGTTCTTCGGCTGCATGATGGCGCTGCTGATCGGCCAGTGGGCCGCCACCGGCCAGGTCGCCTACCTCGTGCTCGCGCCGGTGGTGATCTTCCTCGACCTGTTCCGCTACCTGAACGGCTCGCAGGTCGCCAAGACCCGCAGCGCCATGCGGGAGAAGCTGCGCGCCGCGGCCGAGGGCCGGGCCGTGGACGGGACGGTCGACGACCCGGAGAGCACCGAGACGGCGGAGGGCCGGCGCGGGGAAGGAGAGGACGGCGAGAACGGGGAGGACCGCGTCGTCTTCATGGAGGAGGTCCTGCGGGACAACCCCGAGCTGAAGGCCGAGGATGTGCGCAACGGCCGGCACCCGGCCGGGGCGCGGGTCATCGACGTGCACCAGGGGTTCAGCCGCAGGTTCGGCGCCTACGAGCGGGTCCGCGACGCCCTGCTGCGCAGCCGGGTCCGCCCGCACCTGTTCAGCGGGATCGAGTTCGAGATGTTCGTGTGCGTCGTCGCGCCGCTCACCGCGCTCCTCTCGCTCGTCACGGGCCTGAGCAGCCTGATCATCCCGGTGACGGTGTTCTCCTGCCTCGCGCTGGCGGCGTTCGAGGTCGTCATCATCTACAAGCTGTGGCTGGCCACCCGCGACTTCACCCGGGAACTCGCCAGGCTCCAGGCCTGA